Proteins encoded by one window of Acinonyx jubatus isolate Ajub_Pintada_27869175 chromosome X, VMU_Ajub_asm_v1.0, whole genome shotgun sequence:
- the LOC106983443 gene encoding NACHT, LRR and PYD domains-containing protein 12 isoform X1, with product MGHVFDPDQEGCSSSQTVVLQGCAGIGKTAGVHKFMFDWAAGMVTPGMFDYLIYVNCREISHIANLSAADLITNTFQDIDGPILDVILVYPEKLLFILDGFPELQHPVGNLEEDLSANPQEQKPVETLLRSFVRKKLFPESSLLITARPATMKKLHSLLKQSIQAEIIWFTNAEKRAYFLSQFSGANAAMRVFYELQQNQSLDIMSSLPIISWMICSVLQSQEDGDRSLMRSLQTMTDVYLFYFSKCLKTLTGISVWKGQSCLWGLCSLAAEGLQNQQVLFEVRDLRRHGIGVYDINCTFLNHFLKKSEGSVNVYTFLHFSFQEFLTAVFYALKNDGNWMFFDQVGKTWQEIFQQYGKGFSSLTIQFLFGLLCKGKGKAVETTFGRKVSPGLREELLKWTEKEIKDKYSMLQIEPMDLFHCLYEIQEEEYAEKIIGDLQSIILLQPTYTKMDILAMSFCVKSSHSHLSVSLKCQHLIGFEEEEQASAFMIPVFTLNQSFKLHNLPVSRLHLLCQALRNPCCKIKDLKLIFCHLTASCGRDLSLVFETNQYLTDLEFVKNTLEDSGMRLLCEGLKQPNCVLQTLRLYRCLISPASCGALAAVLSTSQWLTDLEFRETKLEASALKLLCEGLKDPNCKLQKLKLCASFLPESSEVVCNYLASVLICNPNLTELDLSENPLGDTGVKYLCEGLRHSNCKVEKLDLSTCYLTDASCMELSSFLQVSQTLKELFVFANTLGDIGVQHLCEGLQHAQGIIESLVLSQCSLSAACCESLAQVLSSTRSLTRLLLINNKIEDLGLKWLCEGLKQPDCQLKDLALWTCHLTGECCQDLCNALYTNEYLRDLDLSDNALGDEGMQVLCEGLKHPSCKLQTLWLAECHLTDACCGALASVLNRNENLTLLDLSGNDLKDFGVQMLCDALIQPICKLQTFYIDLDHLHEETFRKMEALKMSKPGITW from the exons ATGGGACATGTATTTGATCCTGACCAAGAGGGCTGCAGCTCATCCCAAACTGTGGTGCTTCAGGGATGTGCTGGGATTGGGAAAACAGCTGGGGTGCACAAGTTCATGTTTGACTGGGCAGCAGGAATGGTTACTCCAGGAATGTTTGACTATCTCATCTATGTAAACTGCAGAGAAATAAGCCATATTGCTAACCTTAGTGCTGCTGACCTAATCACTAACACTTTTCAAGATATAGATGGACCAATCCTGGACGTTATTCTTGTGTATCCAGAGAAGCTTCTTTTCATACTTGATGGATTTCCTGAGCTCCAGCATCCTGTAGGTAACCTGGAAGAGGATCTTAGTGCTAACCCCCAGGAGCAGAAACCAGTAGAGACCCTCTTACGTAGTTTTGTGAGGAAAAAATTGTTCCCTGAATCCTCCCTGCTGATAACTGCCCGGCCTGCAACCATGAAGAAGCTCCACTCTCTGTTAAAACAATCTATCCAGGCCGAGATCATTTGGTTTACAAATGCTGAAAAGAGAGCATATTTCTTGAGTCAGTTTTCAGGTGCTAATGCAGCAATGAGAGTCTTTTATGAGCTGCAACAAAATCAAAGCCTTGACATTATGTCCTCTCTTCCCATCATCTCCTGGATGATCTGTAGTGTCCTGCAGTCACAGGAAGATGGTGACAGGAGTCTTATGAGGTCACTTCAGACCATGACTGATGTGTATCTGTTTTACTTTTCCAAGTGCCTCAAAACCCTTACAGGTATCTCAGTGTGGAAGGGACAAAGTTGTCTGTGGGGCCTTTGCTCTTTGGCTGCAGAGGGACTACAGAACCAACAGGTCCTATTTGAAGTCCGTGACCTCAGGAGACATGGGATAGGGGTATATGATATCAATTGCACTTTTCTAaatcactttttgaaaaaatctGAAGGAAGTGTCAATGTCTACACTTTCCTTCACTTCAGTTTCCAAGAGTTCTTGACTGCTGTGTTCTATGCCCTAAAGAATGACGGCAACTGGATGTTTTTTGATCAAGTGGGGAAAACGTGGCAAGAAATATTCCAACAATATGGGAAAGGGTTTTCATCATTAACGATACAGTTCTTGTTTGGCCTCTTAtgtaaaggaaagggaaaagctgTGGAAACTACTTTTGGAAGAAAAGTCTCCCCAGGACTTCGAGAGGAATTATTGAAATGgactgagaaagaaataaaggataaaTATTCTATGTTACAGATTGAGCCCATGGACTTATTTCACTGTTTGTATGAGATTCAGGAAGAAGAATATGCAGAAAAGATAATTGGTGATTTACAATCAATTATATTGCTTCAACCTACCTACACAAAAATGGACATTCTGGCTATGTCATTCTGTGTAAAAAGCAGTCACAGTCATCTGTCAGTGTCTCTGAAGTGTCAGCACCTAATTGGATTTGAGGAGGAAGAGCAAGCCTCTGCATTCATGATACCAGTCTTTACACTTAATCA GTCTTTCAAGCTACACAATTTGCCAGTGTCTCGGCTACACTTGCTCTGCCAAGCACTACGTAATCCATGCTGTAAAATCAAAGACCTGAA ACTGATTTTCTGCCACCTCACAGCTTCTTGTGGTAGGGACCTCTCTTTAGTATTTGAAACTAACCAGTATTTGACAGATTTGGAATTTGTAAAAAATACCCTGGAAGATTCAGGAATGAGGCTTCTGTGTGAAGGATTAAAGCAGCCAAACTGTGTCTTACAGACATTGAG gTTGTACCGATGCCTTATATCTCCTGCTTCTTGTGGGGCACTAGCAGCTGTTCTCAGCACCAGTCAGTGGCTCACTGATCTGGAATTTAGGGAAACAAAATTGGAAGCTTCAGCTCTGAAATTGCTCTGTGAAGGCTTAAAAGATCCAAATTGCAAATTACAGAAGCTCAA gttGTGTGCTAGCTTTCTCCCTGAAAGCTCAGAGGTTGTTTGCAACTATCTTGCCTCTGTTCTCATTTGCAATCCAAACCTCACTGAGcttgacctgagtgaaaatcccCTGGGGGATACAGGGGTGAAGTATCTTTGTGAAGGTCTCAGACATTCCAACTGTAAAGTGGAGAAACTAGA CTTGAGCACATGTTACCTAACAGATGCTAGCTGTATGGAGCTCTCTTCTTTCTTGCAAGTGAGTCAGACTCTAAAAGAGTTGTTTGTGTTCGCCAATACCCTAGGGGACATAGGAGTACAGCATCTCTGTGAAGGTCTGCAGCATGCACAGGGTATAATCGAGAGTCTTGT GCTTTCCCAGtgttccctttctgctgcttgtTGTGAGTCCCTCGCCCAAGTCCTGAGCTCCACCCGGAGCCTGACAAGGCTGCTTCTAATTAATAACAAAATTGAAGATTTGGGACTGAAATGGCTGTGCGAAGGATTAAAACAGCCTGACTGTCAGTTAAAGGATCTGGC ACTGTGGACCTGCCACCTGACTGGAGAGTGTTGTCAGGATTTGTGCAATGCACTCTACACCAATGAGTACCTGAGAGACCTTGACCTCAGTGATAATGCCTTAGGGGATGAGGGTATGCAGGTGCTGTGCGAAGGGCTGAAACACCCCTCCTGTAAACTACAGACCTTGTG GTTAGCAGAATGTCATCTCACAGATGCATGCTGTGGAGCCCTTGCCTCTGTCCTCAACAGAAATGAGAACCTGACACTGCTAGACCTAAGTGGAAATGACCTCAAGGATTTTGGAGTGCAAATGCTGTGTGATGCACTGATTCAGCCAATATGTAAACTACAGACATTCTA caTTGACTTGGATCATTTACATGAAGAAACGTTCAGAAAGAtggaagctttaaaaatgagcaagCCTGGAATCACCTGGTAG
- the LOC106983443 gene encoding NACHT, LRR and PYD domains-containing protein 12 isoform X2, which produces MGHVFDPDQEGCSSSQTVVLQGCAGIGKTAGVHKFMFDWAAGMVTPGMFDYLIYVNCREISHIANLSAADLITNTFQDIDGPILDVILVYPEKLLFILDGFPELQHPVGNLEEDLSANPQEQKPVETLLRSFVRKKLFPESSLLITARPATMKKLHSLLKQSIQAEIIWFTNAEKRAYFLSQFSGANAAMRVFYELQQNQSLDIMSSLPIISWMICSVLQSQEDGDRSLMRSLQTMTDVYLFYFSKCLKTLTGISVWKGQSCLWGLCSLAAEGLQNQQVLFEVRDLRRHGIGVYDINCTFLNHFLKKSEGSVNVYTFLHFSFQEFLTAVFYALKNDGNWMFFDQVGKTWQEIFQQYGKGFSSLTIQFLFGLLCKGKGKAVETTFGRKVSPGLREELLKWTEKEIKDKYSMLQIEPMDLFHCLYEIQEEEYAEKIIGDLQSIILLQPTYTKMDILAMSFCVKSSHSHLSVSLKCQHLIGFEEEEQASAFMIPVFTLNQSFKLHNLPVSRLHLLCQALRNPCCKIKDLKLYRCLISPASCGALAAVLSTSQWLTDLEFRETKLEASALKLLCEGLKDPNCKLQKLKLCASFLPESSEVVCNYLASVLICNPNLTELDLSENPLGDTGVKYLCEGLRHSNCKVEKLDLSTCYLTDASCMELSSFLQVSQTLKELFVFANTLGDIGVQHLCEGLQHAQGIIESLVLSQCSLSAACCESLAQVLSSTRSLTRLLLINNKIEDLGLKWLCEGLKQPDCQLKDLALWTCHLTGECCQDLCNALYTNEYLRDLDLSDNALGDEGMQVLCEGLKHPSCKLQTLWLAECHLTDACCGALASVLNRNENLTLLDLSGNDLKDFGVQMLCDALIQPICKLQTFYIDLDHLHEETFRKMEALKMSKPGITW; this is translated from the exons ATGGGACATGTATTTGATCCTGACCAAGAGGGCTGCAGCTCATCCCAAACTGTGGTGCTTCAGGGATGTGCTGGGATTGGGAAAACAGCTGGGGTGCACAAGTTCATGTTTGACTGGGCAGCAGGAATGGTTACTCCAGGAATGTTTGACTATCTCATCTATGTAAACTGCAGAGAAATAAGCCATATTGCTAACCTTAGTGCTGCTGACCTAATCACTAACACTTTTCAAGATATAGATGGACCAATCCTGGACGTTATTCTTGTGTATCCAGAGAAGCTTCTTTTCATACTTGATGGATTTCCTGAGCTCCAGCATCCTGTAGGTAACCTGGAAGAGGATCTTAGTGCTAACCCCCAGGAGCAGAAACCAGTAGAGACCCTCTTACGTAGTTTTGTGAGGAAAAAATTGTTCCCTGAATCCTCCCTGCTGATAACTGCCCGGCCTGCAACCATGAAGAAGCTCCACTCTCTGTTAAAACAATCTATCCAGGCCGAGATCATTTGGTTTACAAATGCTGAAAAGAGAGCATATTTCTTGAGTCAGTTTTCAGGTGCTAATGCAGCAATGAGAGTCTTTTATGAGCTGCAACAAAATCAAAGCCTTGACATTATGTCCTCTCTTCCCATCATCTCCTGGATGATCTGTAGTGTCCTGCAGTCACAGGAAGATGGTGACAGGAGTCTTATGAGGTCACTTCAGACCATGACTGATGTGTATCTGTTTTACTTTTCCAAGTGCCTCAAAACCCTTACAGGTATCTCAGTGTGGAAGGGACAAAGTTGTCTGTGGGGCCTTTGCTCTTTGGCTGCAGAGGGACTACAGAACCAACAGGTCCTATTTGAAGTCCGTGACCTCAGGAGACATGGGATAGGGGTATATGATATCAATTGCACTTTTCTAaatcactttttgaaaaaatctGAAGGAAGTGTCAATGTCTACACTTTCCTTCACTTCAGTTTCCAAGAGTTCTTGACTGCTGTGTTCTATGCCCTAAAGAATGACGGCAACTGGATGTTTTTTGATCAAGTGGGGAAAACGTGGCAAGAAATATTCCAACAATATGGGAAAGGGTTTTCATCATTAACGATACAGTTCTTGTTTGGCCTCTTAtgtaaaggaaagggaaaagctgTGGAAACTACTTTTGGAAGAAAAGTCTCCCCAGGACTTCGAGAGGAATTATTGAAATGgactgagaaagaaataaaggataaaTATTCTATGTTACAGATTGAGCCCATGGACTTATTTCACTGTTTGTATGAGATTCAGGAAGAAGAATATGCAGAAAAGATAATTGGTGATTTACAATCAATTATATTGCTTCAACCTACCTACACAAAAATGGACATTCTGGCTATGTCATTCTGTGTAAAAAGCAGTCACAGTCATCTGTCAGTGTCTCTGAAGTGTCAGCACCTAATTGGATTTGAGGAGGAAGAGCAAGCCTCTGCATTCATGATACCAGTCTTTACACTTAATCA GTCTTTCAAGCTACACAATTTGCCAGTGTCTCGGCTACACTTGCTCTGCCAAGCACTACGTAATCCATGCTGTAAAATCAAAGACCTGAA gTTGTACCGATGCCTTATATCTCCTGCTTCTTGTGGGGCACTAGCAGCTGTTCTCAGCACCAGTCAGTGGCTCACTGATCTGGAATTTAGGGAAACAAAATTGGAAGCTTCAGCTCTGAAATTGCTCTGTGAAGGCTTAAAAGATCCAAATTGCAAATTACAGAAGCTCAA gttGTGTGCTAGCTTTCTCCCTGAAAGCTCAGAGGTTGTTTGCAACTATCTTGCCTCTGTTCTCATTTGCAATCCAAACCTCACTGAGcttgacctgagtgaaaatcccCTGGGGGATACAGGGGTGAAGTATCTTTGTGAAGGTCTCAGACATTCCAACTGTAAAGTGGAGAAACTAGA CTTGAGCACATGTTACCTAACAGATGCTAGCTGTATGGAGCTCTCTTCTTTCTTGCAAGTGAGTCAGACTCTAAAAGAGTTGTTTGTGTTCGCCAATACCCTAGGGGACATAGGAGTACAGCATCTCTGTGAAGGTCTGCAGCATGCACAGGGTATAATCGAGAGTCTTGT GCTTTCCCAGtgttccctttctgctgcttgtTGTGAGTCCCTCGCCCAAGTCCTGAGCTCCACCCGGAGCCTGACAAGGCTGCTTCTAATTAATAACAAAATTGAAGATTTGGGACTGAAATGGCTGTGCGAAGGATTAAAACAGCCTGACTGTCAGTTAAAGGATCTGGC ACTGTGGACCTGCCACCTGACTGGAGAGTGTTGTCAGGATTTGTGCAATGCACTCTACACCAATGAGTACCTGAGAGACCTTGACCTCAGTGATAATGCCTTAGGGGATGAGGGTATGCAGGTGCTGTGCGAAGGGCTGAAACACCCCTCCTGTAAACTACAGACCTTGTG GTTAGCAGAATGTCATCTCACAGATGCATGCTGTGGAGCCCTTGCCTCTGTCCTCAACAGAAATGAGAACCTGACACTGCTAGACCTAAGTGGAAATGACCTCAAGGATTTTGGAGTGCAAATGCTGTGTGATGCACTGATTCAGCCAATATGTAAACTACAGACATTCTA caTTGACTTGGATCATTTACATGAAGAAACGTTCAGAAAGAtggaagctttaaaaatgagcaagCCTGGAATCACCTGGTAG
- the LOC106983443 gene encoding ribonuclease inhibitor isoform X3, with the protein MDILAMSFCVKSSHSHLSVSLKCQHLIGFEEEEQASAFMIPVFTLNQSFKLHNLPVSRLHLLCQALRNPCCKIKDLKLIFCHLTASCGRDLSLVFETNQYLTDLEFVKNTLEDSGMRLLCEGLKQPNCVLQTLRLYRCLISPASCGALAAVLSTSQWLTDLEFRETKLEASALKLLCEGLKDPNCKLQKLKLCASFLPESSEVVCNYLASVLICNPNLTELDLSENPLGDTGVKYLCEGLRHSNCKVEKLDLSTCYLTDASCMELSSFLQVSQTLKELFVFANTLGDIGVQHLCEGLQHAQGIIESLVLSQCSLSAACCESLAQVLSSTRSLTRLLLINNKIEDLGLKWLCEGLKQPDCQLKDLALWTCHLTGECCQDLCNALYTNEYLRDLDLSDNALGDEGMQVLCEGLKHPSCKLQTLWLAECHLTDACCGALASVLNRNENLTLLDLSGNDLKDFGVQMLCDALIQPICKLQTFYIDLDHLHEETFRKMEALKMSKPGITW; encoded by the exons ATGGACATTCTGGCTATGTCATTCTGTGTAAAAAGCAGTCACAGTCATCTGTCAGTGTCTCTGAAGTGTCAGCACCTAATTGGATTTGAGGAGGAAGAGCAAGCCTCTGCATTCATGATACCAGTCTTTACACTTAATCA GTCTTTCAAGCTACACAATTTGCCAGTGTCTCGGCTACACTTGCTCTGCCAAGCACTACGTAATCCATGCTGTAAAATCAAAGACCTGAA ACTGATTTTCTGCCACCTCACAGCTTCTTGTGGTAGGGACCTCTCTTTAGTATTTGAAACTAACCAGTATTTGACAGATTTGGAATTTGTAAAAAATACCCTGGAAGATTCAGGAATGAGGCTTCTGTGTGAAGGATTAAAGCAGCCAAACTGTGTCTTACAGACATTGAG gTTGTACCGATGCCTTATATCTCCTGCTTCTTGTGGGGCACTAGCAGCTGTTCTCAGCACCAGTCAGTGGCTCACTGATCTGGAATTTAGGGAAACAAAATTGGAAGCTTCAGCTCTGAAATTGCTCTGTGAAGGCTTAAAAGATCCAAATTGCAAATTACAGAAGCTCAA gttGTGTGCTAGCTTTCTCCCTGAAAGCTCAGAGGTTGTTTGCAACTATCTTGCCTCTGTTCTCATTTGCAATCCAAACCTCACTGAGcttgacctgagtgaaaatcccCTGGGGGATACAGGGGTGAAGTATCTTTGTGAAGGTCTCAGACATTCCAACTGTAAAGTGGAGAAACTAGA CTTGAGCACATGTTACCTAACAGATGCTAGCTGTATGGAGCTCTCTTCTTTCTTGCAAGTGAGTCAGACTCTAAAAGAGTTGTTTGTGTTCGCCAATACCCTAGGGGACATAGGAGTACAGCATCTCTGTGAAGGTCTGCAGCATGCACAGGGTATAATCGAGAGTCTTGT GCTTTCCCAGtgttccctttctgctgcttgtTGTGAGTCCCTCGCCCAAGTCCTGAGCTCCACCCGGAGCCTGACAAGGCTGCTTCTAATTAATAACAAAATTGAAGATTTGGGACTGAAATGGCTGTGCGAAGGATTAAAACAGCCTGACTGTCAGTTAAAGGATCTGGC ACTGTGGACCTGCCACCTGACTGGAGAGTGTTGTCAGGATTTGTGCAATGCACTCTACACCAATGAGTACCTGAGAGACCTTGACCTCAGTGATAATGCCTTAGGGGATGAGGGTATGCAGGTGCTGTGCGAAGGGCTGAAACACCCCTCCTGTAAACTACAGACCTTGTG GTTAGCAGAATGTCATCTCACAGATGCATGCTGTGGAGCCCTTGCCTCTGTCCTCAACAGAAATGAGAACCTGACACTGCTAGACCTAAGTGGAAATGACCTCAAGGATTTTGGAGTGCAAATGCTGTGTGATGCACTGATTCAGCCAATATGTAAACTACAGACATTCTA caTTGACTTGGATCATTTACATGAAGAAACGTTCAGAAAGAtggaagctttaaaaatgagcaagCCTGGAATCACCTGGTAG
- the TEX13B gene encoding testis-expressed protein 13B isoform X2, whose translation MALKPDDPSGGFQHSKVVTFINEKMAGHTKGPEFYLENTSLPWEEVEDKLRAILEDSTVSSEAKEACAWSSLALGVRFACRQGQLHKHRVHWLHDFAKLHKTTAQTLASDLKEFTTQQEMEHKEAAFQLQMAQANLEELQSLQKQVQVSEEPGLATRTEGAGEVEEAGVAATSTASTGTAGRGRRGQKNAEGAEAAKEPGGGLMHLPGAVERKNYTASGQRKGDIKSVETAMFYFSGTIKPRATVTPSPLPVQLPASFTYSYACPFSPFPPAPTPVPPATPFTVGNPVQTSPHWRPSEVSVRSNVGSQGKDPQESQRDRRDSDPYQPRRPPIFRRPGDWDCPWCKAVNFSRREICFRCGRGIWLQSPQ comes from the exons ATGGCCTTGAAACCCGACGACCCCAGTGGTGGGTTCCAGCACAGCAAAGTGGTAACCTTCATCAATGAGAAGATGGCTGGGCACACAAAAGGCCCAGAGTTCTACCTGGAGAATACATCCTTGCcctgggaggaggtggaggacaAACTCAGGGCCATCCTGGAAGACAGCACAGTGTCCAGTGAGGCCAAAGAGGCCTGTGCCTGGAGCAGCCTGGCCCTAGGTGTGCGCTTTGCCTGCAGGCAGGGCCAGTTACACAAGCACAGGGTACACTGGCTGCATGACTTCGCCAAACTGCATAAGACCACTGCACAGACCTTGGCCTCAGACCTAAAGGAGTTCACTACACAGCAGGAGATGGAGCACAAAGAGGCAGCCTTCCAGCTACAGATGGCCCAGGCCAACCTGGAAGAG CTGCAGTCTCTGCAGAAGCAGGTCCAGGTCTCAGAGGAGCCAGGCCTGGCCACAAGGACAGAAGGAGCAGGTGAGGTAGAGGAGGCGGGAGTTGCTGCCACTTCTACTGCTTCTACTGGCActgcaggaagaggaagaagaggacagAAGAATGCAGAAGGGGCAGAAGCTGCAAAGGAGCCAGGTGGAGGCCTCATGCACTTGCCTGGAGCTGTGGAGCGGAAAAATTACACCGCcagtgggcagaggaagggagataTTAAGTCAGTGGAAACagccatgttttatttctctgggaccATCAAGCCTAGGGCCACAGTCACACCATCACCCCTTCCTGTCCAGCTCCCTGCCTCATTCACATACTCCTATGCCTgtcccttttcccccttcccacctGCGCCCACACCAGTCCCACCAGCAACACCATTCACCGTAGGAAATCCAGTTCAGACATCTCCCCACTGGAGGCCCTCTGAGGTTAGTGTGAGGTCTAATGTGGGGTCCCAGGGAAAAGACCCTCAAGAATCCCAAAGAGACAGGAGAGACTCTGATCCCTATCAGCCTAGAAGACCTCCCATATTTCGCAGACCTGGGGATTGGGACTGCCCTTGGTGTAAAGCTGTGAATTTTTCAAGGAGGGAAATTTGCTTCCGCTGTGGGAGGGGAATCTGGCTGCAAAGTCCTCAGTAA
- the TEX13B gene encoding testis-expressed protein 13B isoform X1 encodes MALKPDDPSGGFQHSKVVTFINEKMAGHTKGPEFYLENTSLPWEEVEDKLRAILEDSTVSSEAKEACAWSSLALGVRFACRQGQLHKHRVHWLHDFAKLHKTTAQTLASDLKEFTTQQEMEHKEAAFQLQMAQANLEEVQTERDFLKWKLLQLQSLQKQVQVSEEPGLATRTEGAGEVEEAGVAATSTASTGTAGRGRRGQKNAEGAEAAKEPGGGLMHLPGAVERKNYTASGQRKGDIKSVETAMFYFSGTIKPRATVTPSPLPVQLPASFTYSYACPFSPFPPAPTPVPPATPFTVGNPVQTSPHWRPSEVSVRSNVGSQGKDPQESQRDRRDSDPYQPRRPPIFRRPGDWDCPWCKAVNFSRREICFRCGRGIWLQSPQ; translated from the exons ATGGCCTTGAAACCCGACGACCCCAGTGGTGGGTTCCAGCACAGCAAAGTGGTAACCTTCATCAATGAGAAGATGGCTGGGCACACAAAAGGCCCAGAGTTCTACCTGGAGAATACATCCTTGCcctgggaggaggtggaggacaAACTCAGGGCCATCCTGGAAGACAGCACAGTGTCCAGTGAGGCCAAAGAGGCCTGTGCCTGGAGCAGCCTGGCCCTAGGTGTGCGCTTTGCCTGCAGGCAGGGCCAGTTACACAAGCACAGGGTACACTGGCTGCATGACTTCGCCAAACTGCATAAGACCACTGCACAGACCTTGGCCTCAGACCTAAAGGAGTTCACTACACAGCAGGAGATGGAGCACAAAGAGGCAGCCTTCCAGCTACAGATGGCCCAGGCCAACCTGGAAGAGGTGCAGACAGAACGGGATTTCCTGAAGTGGAAGCTCCTCCAG CTGCAGTCTCTGCAGAAGCAGGTCCAGGTCTCAGAGGAGCCAGGCCTGGCCACAAGGACAGAAGGAGCAGGTGAGGTAGAGGAGGCGGGAGTTGCTGCCACTTCTACTGCTTCTACTGGCActgcaggaagaggaagaagaggacagAAGAATGCAGAAGGGGCAGAAGCTGCAAAGGAGCCAGGTGGAGGCCTCATGCACTTGCCTGGAGCTGTGGAGCGGAAAAATTACACCGCcagtgggcagaggaagggagataTTAAGTCAGTGGAAACagccatgttttatttctctgggaccATCAAGCCTAGGGCCACAGTCACACCATCACCCCTTCCTGTCCAGCTCCCTGCCTCATTCACATACTCCTATGCCTgtcccttttcccccttcccacctGCGCCCACACCAGTCCCACCAGCAACACCATTCACCGTAGGAAATCCAGTTCAGACATCTCCCCACTGGAGGCCCTCTGAGGTTAGTGTGAGGTCTAATGTGGGGTCCCAGGGAAAAGACCCTCAAGAATCCCAAAGAGACAGGAGAGACTCTGATCCCTATCAGCCTAGAAGACCTCCCATATTTCGCAGACCTGGGGATTGGGACTGCCCTTGGTGTAAAGCTGTGAATTTTTCAAGGAGGGAAATTTGCTTCCGCTGTGGGAGGGGAATCTGGCTGCAAAGTCCTCAGTAA